One Paraburkholderia agricolaris DNA segment encodes these proteins:
- a CDS encoding MFS transporter: MNTTQSLSAPAAVLGAATEAENRLFRKVALHILPVLMLGYLAASVDRVNIGFAKLHMAADLNFSDAVYGFGAGIFFLGYFIFEVPSNVILHRVGARMWIARIMATWGIVSALTMFVSTPLQFYAVRFLLGVAEAGFIPGVIYYLSNWFPAQRRGRVMGVFYIALALSGFIGGPVSGLILQTLSGAGGMAGWKWLFLIEALPTLVIAVLVYATLDKDIASARWLDDSERATLQGMIDAESRSKTHLSLRSMMFNRHVQIMSVIFFCGIFAMYGLGFWMPTLIKNMGVKSDLSIGLMSAVPSLFAIASMVGFGRSADRMRERRWHLATLYLLGAVGLALSVLWEHDPLLGIVALCIANMGILAIPPLFWSLPTAILGGAAAAAGIAWINSFANLAGFLGPYVVGYVKQSTGTTEAAVWLLAIVLIAGAALILTLPRRMVNR; encoded by the coding sequence ATGAATACCACGCAGAGTCTCTCCGCACCCGCCGCGGTACTCGGAGCGGCGACCGAAGCAGAAAACCGGCTGTTCCGGAAAGTAGCGCTGCATATCCTGCCGGTTCTCATGCTCGGCTATCTGGCGGCATCGGTCGACCGGGTCAATATCGGTTTCGCCAAGCTGCATATGGCAGCGGATCTCAACTTCAGCGATGCGGTATACGGCTTCGGCGCCGGGATATTCTTTCTCGGATACTTCATTTTCGAGGTGCCGAGTAATGTCATTCTTCATCGCGTCGGGGCCCGAATGTGGATCGCCCGCATCATGGCGACCTGGGGCATTGTCTCGGCGTTGACGATGTTCGTCAGCACGCCACTGCAGTTTTACGCCGTGCGCTTTCTGTTGGGCGTGGCCGAGGCCGGCTTCATTCCTGGCGTGATCTACTATCTGAGCAACTGGTTTCCCGCTCAAAGACGCGGCCGCGTGATGGGCGTGTTCTATATTGCGCTCGCTCTTTCGGGTTTTATCGGCGGTCCCGTGTCGGGCCTGATTCTGCAAACGCTTTCGGGTGCCGGTGGCATGGCGGGCTGGAAATGGCTGTTCCTGATCGAGGCGCTGCCGACTCTCGTGATCGCCGTGCTGGTGTACGCGACGCTCGACAAGGACATTGCCTCTGCCCGTTGGCTGGACGATAGCGAGCGCGCCACGCTGCAAGGCATGATCGACGCGGAGAGCCGGAGTAAAACGCATCTTTCGTTGCGCTCGATGATGTTCAATCGCCATGTGCAGATCATGAGCGTGATTTTCTTCTGCGGCATCTTCGCGATGTACGGACTCGGTTTCTGGATGCCCACTCTGATCAAGAACATGGGCGTCAAAAGCGATCTGTCGATCGGCCTGATGTCGGCCGTGCCCAGCCTGTTTGCAATCGCCAGCATGGTGGGGTTTGGCCGCAGCGCCGACCGGATGCGAGAGCGACGCTGGCACCTGGCGACCCTGTATTTGCTGGGCGCCGTGGGCCTCGCCCTTTCCGTGCTCTGGGAACATGATCCTTTGCTCGGTATTGTCGCGCTGTGCATCGCCAATATGGGCATTCTCGCCATTCCGCCGCTGTTCTGGAGCCTGCCGACCGCCATCCTCGGCGGCGCTGCCGCTGCGGCGGGCATTGCCTGGATCAATTCGTTCGCGAATCTGGCGGGCTTTCTCGGGCCGTATGTCGTGGGCTACGTGAAGCAGTCGACAGGAACGACGGAAGCCGCTGTGTGGTTGCTGGCCATCGTATTGATTGCCGGTGCGGCCTTGATTCTGACGTTGCCGCGGCGCATGGTGAACCGTTAG
- a CDS encoding amidohydrolase family protein, producing the protein MNSRDTERVDSLYIVDAHHHLWDLQSGHYPWLQDEYLGAGFFLGEYDKLRQNYFDDAYRRDTAHYRVVATVHIEAERSRTQQVDETRWLHDLGARTGLPSVIVPHVCFTQPDLDAVLAAHVRFPAVRGIRSKPVTAADPHSEVAGQPGTLQDPAWLDGLAHLEGYGLSWDLRVPFWHLCEAAEVAKLFPGLAIVLNHTGLPLDRSEEGLSIWRKGLAALADAPNVFIKLSELGLRGGQWDPISNRRVLRDAVSIFGAKRAIFASNLPVSGLSASFEQIVDGVLDAVADLGDEAVQDIFANNARRFYRMNDTFPKHEQL; encoded by the coding sequence ATGAACTCGCGAGACACGGAGCGTGTCGATTCTCTCTACATCGTCGATGCCCATCATCATCTTTGGGATTTGCAGAGCGGTCACTATCCGTGGTTGCAGGATGAATACCTCGGTGCGGGTTTTTTCCTTGGTGAGTATGACAAGCTCCGGCAGAACTACTTTGACGACGCTTACCGCAGGGATACGGCGCACTACCGGGTAGTGGCGACCGTTCACATCGAGGCCGAACGCTCGCGCACGCAGCAAGTCGATGAAACACGCTGGCTCCACGACCTGGGCGCGCGCACCGGCTTGCCATCGGTGATCGTGCCGCATGTCTGCTTCACGCAACCGGACCTCGACGCCGTGCTTGCGGCTCACGTGCGATTCCCCGCGGTTCGTGGGATCCGCTCCAAACCGGTCACCGCTGCGGACCCGCACAGCGAGGTGGCCGGCCAGCCCGGTACGCTGCAAGACCCTGCGTGGCTCGACGGGCTCGCACACCTCGAAGGCTACGGGTTGTCGTGGGATTTGCGTGTGCCCTTCTGGCATTTGTGCGAAGCGGCGGAGGTCGCGAAGCTGTTTCCCGGTCTTGCCATCGTGCTCAACCACACCGGCTTGCCGCTCGATCGTTCGGAAGAAGGCCTGTCGATCTGGCGCAAGGGCCTGGCCGCTCTCGCGGACGCGCCGAATGTCTTCATCAAACTCTCCGAGCTCGGGCTGCGTGGCGGGCAGTGGGACCCAATCAGCAATCGCCGCGTGTTGCGCGACGCGGTGTCGATCTTTGGCGCAAAGCGGGCGATCTTCGCGAGCAATCTGCCGGTGTCGGGATTGAGCGCGAGCTTCGAACAGATTGTCGACGGCGTACTCGATGCGGTCGCGGATCTGGGTGACGAGGCCGTTCAGGACATCTTCGCCAACAACGCCCGCCGGTTTTATCGCATGAATGACACGTTCCCGAAGCACGAGCAACTTTGA
- a CDS encoding chromate transporter, translating into MSQQIANTSRPPTLTGLFLIFSRIGLTSFGGGLSGWLLREFVQDRDWISEEDFLNGLAISQALPGINVKNMAIWIGHRLLGWRGALLAVTGIIVPPAILIIVLGTVFEHLLHFPLAHILLAGAAAAATGLSLSMGVTTALRVPRKLLPLLFLAGTFVAVGILRLPLVWVVIGAGGLSVLVEYIKLRKA; encoded by the coding sequence ATGTCCCAACAAATTGCTAACACGAGTCGACCGCCCACCCTCACCGGGCTTTTCCTTATATTCAGCCGTATCGGGCTCACCAGTTTCGGTGGCGGGCTGAGCGGCTGGCTGCTGCGCGAATTCGTCCAGGATCGCGACTGGATCAGCGAAGAAGACTTTCTGAACGGCCTGGCCATCTCGCAGGCGCTGCCTGGCATCAACGTCAAGAATATGGCAATCTGGATCGGCCACCGTCTGCTCGGCTGGCGCGGCGCGTTGCTGGCCGTCACCGGCATCATCGTTCCGCCCGCCATTCTGATTATTGTTCTCGGCACGGTTTTCGAGCATCTGCTGCACTTCCCGCTCGCTCACATCCTGCTCGCAGGTGCGGCCGCGGCGGCCACTGGCCTGTCGTTGTCGATGGGCGTGACGACCGCGCTGCGGGTGCCACGCAAACTCCTCCCTCTGCTCTTTCTCGCGGGCACCTTCGTCGCGGTCGGCATATTGCGCCTGCCGCTGGTATGGGTCGTGATAGGCGCAGGCGGTCTGAGCGTGCTGGTCGAATACATCAAACTACGCAAAGCATAG
- a CDS encoding chromate transporter, which yields MSNRVLLQLAAVFAPLSLVTIGGGQAIIADIQRQVVDVHGWMTHAQFGVDFAISRMAPGPGSLLATLIGWQIAGFWGAVVATLALLAPTGFLIYGVTHIWARYQGAAWQLALERGLRPVASGMILAAGWVLLKSLDGGLPAKAIAIVSVVTLLSTRINPLLLLLCGALLLLGVSELSASLPAMLQVHIAG from the coding sequence ATGTCGAATCGCGTTCTTCTACAGCTTGCCGCAGTTTTTGCGCCCTTGTCGTTGGTAACGATCGGCGGCGGGCAGGCCATCATCGCCGATATTCAACGGCAAGTTGTCGACGTGCACGGATGGATGACACATGCGCAGTTCGGTGTCGACTTCGCGATTTCGCGCATGGCGCCAGGCCCGGGCTCGCTGCTGGCCACGTTGATCGGCTGGCAGATCGCCGGGTTCTGGGGCGCCGTGGTGGCCACGCTGGCCTTGCTCGCGCCGACCGGCTTCCTGATCTACGGGGTAACCCACATCTGGGCACGCTATCAGGGCGCGGCCTGGCAACTGGCGCTCGAGCGTGGGTTGCGCCCCGTCGCCTCCGGCATGATTCTCGCCGCCGGATGGGTTCTACTGAAGTCGCTCGACGGCGGCCTTCCGGCCAAAGCGATTGCGATTGTCTCAGTCGTAACGCTGCTCAGCACCCGAATCAACCCGCTGCTTCTATTACTTTGCGGGGCCTTGCTGCTGCTCGGCGTGTCCGAACTCAGTGCGAGCCTGCCAGCCATGCTCCAGGTACATATCGCGGGCTAG
- a CDS encoding enolase C-terminal domain-like protein, whose translation MATLITDVKVILTAPEGINLIVVKIETNQPGLYGLGCATFAYRHVAVKCLIEEYLRPLLIGRDAEAIEELWQLMHQNAYWRNGPIENNAISGVDMALWDIKGKMANMPLYQLFGGKCRAGVPIYRHADGRDLNELCENIQKYREQGITHIRCQSGGYGGGGFGKAPASAPEGAADGVYLDSRKYMRETLKLFDGIRSKIGFDVALCHDVHERLKPVEAIRFACELEPYELFFLEDAIALEEGEWMRQLRAKTTTPLAQGELFNNPYEWRFLITERLIDFIRVHLSQIGGITAGRKLQIFAEQFGVRTAWHGPGDMSPLAHAANIHIDLAARNFGVQEWSGTEPPNFVIQELKGPHEALLDVFPGLPEFRNGHVYANDKPGLGVDLDETEAAKYPCENTVTTWTQTRLKDGTLQTP comes from the coding sequence ATGGCAACCCTGATTACCGATGTAAAAGTCATCCTGACCGCGCCGGAAGGCATCAACCTGATTGTCGTGAAGATCGAGACCAATCAGCCCGGCTTGTACGGCCTCGGATGCGCGACGTTCGCCTACCGGCACGTGGCGGTGAAATGCCTGATCGAGGAATATCTGCGGCCGTTGCTGATCGGCCGTGACGCCGAGGCGATCGAGGAACTATGGCAATTGATGCATCAGAACGCCTACTGGCGCAATGGTCCGATCGAGAACAACGCGATCTCCGGTGTGGATATGGCGCTGTGGGACATCAAGGGCAAGATGGCGAACATGCCGCTCTATCAACTCTTCGGCGGTAAGTGCCGCGCAGGTGTGCCGATTTATCGCCATGCGGACGGGCGCGACCTGAACGAGTTATGCGAGAACATCCAGAAGTATCGCGAGCAGGGCATCACGCATATTCGTTGCCAGAGCGGCGGCTATGGCGGAGGCGGTTTCGGCAAGGCGCCCGCGAGCGCGCCGGAAGGCGCCGCGGATGGCGTCTATCTCGACAGCAGAAAATACATGCGGGAGACACTCAAGCTGTTCGACGGCATCCGTAGCAAGATCGGTTTCGACGTCGCGCTATGCCATGACGTGCATGAACGGCTGAAGCCGGTGGAGGCGATCCGCTTTGCGTGCGAACTGGAACCGTACGAACTGTTCTTTCTCGAAGACGCAATTGCGCTCGAGGAAGGCGAATGGATGCGTCAGCTACGCGCCAAAACCACCACGCCGTTGGCGCAAGGCGAACTGTTCAACAACCCATACGAATGGCGATTTCTGATCACTGAGCGCCTGATCGATTTCATCCGCGTGCATCTCAGCCAGATCGGCGGCATCACGGCAGGACGCAAGCTGCAGATATTTGCCGAGCAGTTTGGGGTGAGGACCGCATGGCACGGCCCGGGCGATATGTCGCCATTGGCGCACGCGGCGAACATTCATATCGATCTTGCGGCGCGCAATTTCGGCGTGCAGGAATGGTCGGGCACCGAGCCGCCGAATTTCGTGATCCAGGAACTCAAGGGGCCACATGAGGCCTTGCTGGATGTTTTCCCAGGCTTGCCCGAGTTCAGGAACGGGCACGTTTATGCTAACGACAAACCGGGTCTCGGCGTCGACCTCGATGAAACCGAGGCCGCGAAATATCCGTGCGAAAACACGGTGACGACGTGGACGCAAACGCGCCTGAAAGATGGCACGCTGCAGACGCCGTGA
- a CDS encoding MFS transporter, which yields MESVKPVATQRWWYLMPIIFITYSLAYLDRANYGFAAAAGIDRDLGISHGTSSLIGSLFFLGYCLFQVPGAIYAQRNSVKKLIFFSLILWGLCAAATGMVSNIPMLMVLRFVLGVVEAAVMPSMLMYISRWFTRSERSRANTFLILGNPVTVLWMSVVSGYLVRSFGWREMFILEGLPALAWAVVWWFTVKDRPADAPWMSAAEKTELEARLTAEQAHIAPVRNYKAAFRSSIVIKFCSIHALWSIGLYGFIMWLPSILKAASTIDIVSVGWLAAVPYLAAIILMLLASWLSDKTRNRKLFVWPLLLVGTIAFVASYLIGGSHFWISFALLVVAGATMYAPYGPFFALVPELIPSNVLGGAIGLINACGALGAFAGSWVVGYLNGATGSPAASYIFMAAGLLLSVILMMTVPANADESAKRDASLALRRT from the coding sequence ATGGAAAGCGTCAAACCCGTAGCAACTCAAAGATGGTGGTATCTCATGCCCATCATCTTCATCACGTATAGCCTCGCCTACCTCGATCGGGCGAACTATGGTTTTGCCGCTGCCGCGGGAATTGACCGCGATCTTGGGATCTCGCACGGCACCTCGTCGCTGATCGGTTCGCTGTTCTTTCTCGGTTACTGTCTGTTTCAGGTGCCCGGCGCGATTTACGCACAACGCAATAGCGTCAAGAAGCTGATCTTCTTCAGTCTGATTCTGTGGGGCTTGTGCGCGGCGGCAACCGGCATGGTCAGCAATATTCCGATGCTGATGGTGTTGCGCTTCGTGCTTGGCGTGGTGGAGGCCGCGGTGATGCCCTCGATGCTGATGTATATCAGCCGCTGGTTCACACGCAGCGAACGCTCGCGTGCCAACACTTTTCTGATTCTCGGTAACCCGGTCACGGTGCTGTGGATGTCGGTGGTGTCCGGTTATCTGGTGCGTAGCTTCGGCTGGCGCGAGATGTTCATTCTCGAAGGCCTGCCCGCGCTTGCGTGGGCGGTGGTCTGGTGGTTCACCGTGAAGGATCGCCCGGCCGACGCCCCCTGGATGAGCGCCGCTGAAAAGACCGAACTCGAAGCGCGTCTGACGGCCGAGCAGGCCCACATTGCGCCGGTACGCAATTACAAGGCTGCGTTCCGTTCGTCGATCGTGATCAAGTTCTGCTCGATTCACGCGTTATGGAGCATCGGTTTGTACGGCTTCATCATGTGGCTGCCGTCGATCCTCAAAGCCGCCTCGACAATCGACATCGTGTCGGTGGGCTGGCTCGCCGCCGTCCCGTATCTCGCTGCGATCATCCTGATGCTGCTCGCGTCGTGGCTCTCGGACAAGACCCGCAATCGCAAGCTGTTCGTCTGGCCGCTGCTGCTCGTCGGGACCATTGCGTTTGTCGCGTCCTATCTGATCGGCGGCTCGCATTTCTGGATCTCGTTCGCGCTGCTGGTGGTCGCAGGGGCAACGATGTACGCGCCGTATGGCCCGTTCTTCGCACTCGTGCCGGAACTGATTCCGAGCAACGTGCTGGGTGGCGCGATCGGCCTCATCAACGCGTGCGGCGCCTTGGGTGCGTTCGCGGGATCGTGGGTGGTGGGCTATCTGAACGGCGCGACCGGTAGCCCGGCGGCTTCGTACATTTTCATGGCGGCCGGTTTGCTGCTCTCGGTGATCCTGATGATGACCGTGCCCGCGAACGCGGACGAGAGCGCAAAGCGTGACGCTTCGCTGGCGCTACGCCGTACGTGA
- a CDS encoding SDR family oxidoreductase: MTQLFDLSGRTALVTGSARGIGFALAEGLAAAGANVILNGTRADTVAQAATRLSDKGFNAQGRAFDVTDEQAVAEAFAQWDKDGVQIDIVINNAGIQFRKPLVELELSDWQRVIDTNLTSAFIVAKQAARRMIARGAGGKIINIGSLTSEAGRATVGAYTAAKGGIKMLTRAMSAEWAASNIQANAIGPGYILTDMNKPLIENAAFDAWVKSSNPSQRWGKPEELVGTAVYLASAASSYVNGQIIYVDGGWLAVL, from the coding sequence ATGACACAGCTATTCGATCTGAGCGGCCGCACGGCGCTCGTTACCGGCTCGGCGCGCGGCATCGGCTTCGCGCTGGCCGAGGGGCTGGCCGCAGCCGGTGCGAACGTCATTCTGAATGGCACGCGCGCCGATACGGTTGCGCAGGCGGCCACCCGTCTGAGCGACAAGGGTTTCAATGCGCAAGGCCGCGCGTTCGACGTGACGGACGAACAGGCGGTTGCCGAGGCATTCGCGCAGTGGGATAAGGACGGCGTGCAGATCGATATCGTAATCAACAACGCCGGTATCCAGTTTCGCAAGCCGCTTGTCGAACTGGAGTTGAGCGACTGGCAGCGCGTGATCGACACCAATCTGACGAGCGCCTTTATCGTTGCCAAGCAGGCCGCACGCCGCATGATTGCGCGCGGCGCGGGCGGCAAGATCATCAATATCGGCTCACTCACGAGCGAGGCCGGACGCGCGACAGTCGGCGCCTATACGGCGGCGAAGGGCGGCATCAAGATGCTGACCCGTGCCATGAGCGCCGAGTGGGCGGCCTCGAACATTCAGGCGAACGCGATCGGGCCGGGCTACATCCTGACCGACATGAACAAGCCGCTGATCGAGAATGCCGCTTTCGACGCATGGGTCAAGAGCAGCAATCCTTCGCAACGCTGGGGCAAGCCGGAAGAGCTCGTCGGCACGGCGGTGTATCTGGCTTCGGCGGCGTCGAGCTATGTGAACGGGCAGATCATTTACGTCGACGGTGGCTGGCTGGCCGTTCTTTAG
- a CDS encoding FadR/GntR family transcriptional regulator, producing MATLHRQVLNQMGEQICSGKFLPGDILPAEPVLAEQMQVSRITIRETMKSLSAKGMLQVRRRYGTVVLPRAQWQLFDPDVIMWRARAGAAEPGLIEDLMELRLIIEPNAARLAAKRATDEDRIAVRRAFKAMERAVAGHGEYVPADLAFHGAILAACHNQFVQQMQNALSAILRTSFELSSEIAGGPARSLPMHEALCVAIEQGDPEAAEQAVLTLIKRAEQDFEDRAALNRTANEQAL from the coding sequence GTGGCAACGTTGCACAGGCAGGTCCTGAATCAGATGGGTGAACAGATTTGCTCCGGCAAATTCCTGCCCGGCGACATTCTTCCTGCCGAGCCGGTGCTGGCCGAGCAGATGCAGGTGAGCCGCATCACTATCCGCGAGACGATGAAGTCGCTCTCGGCGAAGGGCATGCTGCAGGTGCGCCGCCGCTACGGCACGGTTGTGCTGCCGCGCGCGCAGTGGCAGTTGTTCGACCCGGACGTGATCATGTGGCGCGCGCGGGCGGGCGCTGCCGAGCCTGGTCTTATCGAAGATCTGATGGAGTTGCGTCTGATCATCGAGCCGAACGCCGCGAGGCTTGCCGCAAAACGCGCGACCGACGAAGACCGCATAGCAGTCCGGCGCGCGTTCAAGGCCATGGAACGTGCGGTCGCCGGCCATGGCGAGTACGTGCCCGCCGACCTCGCGTTTCACGGCGCGATCCTTGCCGCGTGCCACAATCAGTTCGTTCAGCAGATGCAGAACGCGCTGTCGGCGATCCTGCGCACCAGTTTCGAACTCAGCTCCGAAATCGCCGGCGGCCCGGCCCGTTCGCTGCCGATGCACGAGGCACTGTGCGTGGCGATCGAACAGGGCGACCCCGAGGCGGCGGAGCAGGCGGTGCTTACACTCATCAAGCGCGCCGAGCAGGATTTCGAAGACCGCGCCGCACTGAACCGGACCGCAAACGAGCAGGCCTTGTAG
- a CDS encoding BPSS1780 family membrane protein: MNMRYSGSTAIPAHPRHASGLTCPDSHAVSVRSAAGWLAEGFRIARTNPVLWLAAVLACADFATLFDLVPPLRVLAALVASILAAALVLMQERSSNARPWAIRETLEAVNVHRNALIAIGVCGAAAACAGQLISFAVFHVSMKASVTTNGMHDLTIVYGASNGAANALEPLLNFLGYALAVSLVWFAPTLVVLNNLSPLGAMAASLRAVMRNWRIASLYGIVIAAVLAGTALLANPAEMLVRALVAMPLISALIVLSRYGAYRGIFEQT; this comes from the coding sequence ATGAACATGCGCTATTCAGGCAGTACGGCAATTCCGGCACACCCGCGACATGCGTCCGGGCTGACCTGTCCAGACAGCCACGCGGTCAGTGTCCGGAGTGCGGCCGGCTGGCTTGCGGAAGGATTCCGTATCGCTCGCACAAATCCGGTGCTGTGGCTCGCGGCGGTTCTCGCGTGCGCCGATTTCGCAACGCTGTTCGACCTGGTGCCGCCGTTGCGCGTGCTCGCCGCGCTCGTCGCATCGATTCTCGCCGCAGCGCTGGTGCTGATGCAGGAACGATCGAGCAATGCGCGCCCGTGGGCGATTCGCGAGACGCTCGAAGCCGTCAACGTGCATCGCAATGCGTTGATCGCGATCGGGGTATGCGGCGCGGCCGCTGCGTGTGCGGGCCAACTGATTTCGTTCGCGGTGTTCCACGTATCCATGAAGGCATCCGTTACGACCAACGGCATGCATGATTTGACGATTGTCTACGGCGCGAGCAACGGTGCGGCTAATGCGCTGGAGCCGCTACTCAATTTTCTCGGCTACGCGCTTGCGGTTTCGCTTGTCTGGTTTGCGCCGACGCTGGTTGTGCTGAACAACCTTTCGCCACTGGGCGCGATGGCGGCAAGTTTGCGTGCTGTCATGCGCAACTGGCGGATTGCGTCGCTATACGGAATCGTGATCGCGGCGGTGCTCGCGGGTACCGCCTTGCTGGCCAACCCGGCGGAGATGCTCGTGCGTGCCCTGGTGGCGATGCCGCTGATCAGTGCGTTGATCGTTCTGTCGAGGTACGGCGCGTATCGCGGCATATTCGAGCAAACCTGA
- a CDS encoding DUF1700 domain-containing protein, whose protein sequence is MTQDAFIQQLRHELRSLPKQVVDEIVADYREYFGDALAAGRSEAEVVAALGDPVKLARELRAQATFRQWETRRSFGNLLQVIVSIAGLGLLQLLLLIPFMVYLLMLTIGYVVSSGLTVAGLVTVIALGSHHVFGWPPFHSVPFSFESSDVRTDQPASGNANSGGAKDDGGARLAIANMKAFQVDGDHFVLRPDAARRISIVTLAGPIDIRNDDGKLKIDSVGGARDLFKVGPDGTWSIASADIIALDLRDDEGDKVSVARIGAGAKSMAWDIRNHGDHVSFVQGADGSGKSLVVRSGSESVVIDRDHLAIRGGSDGAVIVGSHGSGIGAMIYGFAMLVAGIVGLWLCLWLTRMTWRGLVHYVQRQLHLITARLDEGHAA, encoded by the coding sequence ATGACGCAGGACGCATTCATCCAGCAATTGCGCCACGAACTGCGGAGTCTGCCGAAGCAGGTGGTCGACGAAATCGTCGCCGACTATCGCGAGTACTTCGGCGACGCGCTCGCAGCGGGCCGCAGTGAGGCGGAAGTGGTTGCGGCGCTTGGCGACCCGGTCAAGCTCGCCCGCGAACTGAGGGCGCAGGCTACTTTCCGCCAATGGGAAACGCGGCGCTCGTTCGGCAATCTGTTGCAGGTGATCGTCTCGATCGCGGGGCTCGGCTTGTTGCAATTGCTGCTGCTGATCCCGTTCATGGTCTATCTGCTGATGCTGACGATCGGCTATGTGGTTTCGAGTGGGCTGACCGTTGCCGGGCTCGTGACGGTGATCGCGCTCGGGAGTCACCACGTGTTCGGGTGGCCGCCGTTTCATTCGGTGCCGTTCAGCTTCGAGAGCAGCGACGTGAGAACGGATCAGCCGGCGAGCGGCAACGCAAACAGCGGCGGGGCGAAAGACGATGGCGGCGCGCGCCTCGCCATCGCCAACATGAAAGCATTTCAGGTGGACGGTGACCATTTTGTGCTGCGGCCCGATGCAGCCAGGCGGATTTCCATCGTGACGCTTGCCGGTCCGATCGACATCAGGAATGACGACGGCAAACTCAAAATCGATTCTGTCGGCGGCGCGCGCGATCTGTTCAAAGTCGGCCCGGACGGTACGTGGTCCATTGCTTCCGCCGACATCATTGCGCTCGATCTGAGAGATGACGAAGGGGATAAAGTTTCGGTCGCCCGCATCGGAGCCGGTGCGAAGTCGATGGCGTGGGATATCAGGAACCATGGCGACCATGTGTCCTTCGTGCAGGGCGCGGACGGCAGCGGTAAGAGTCTGGTGGTCCGCAGCGGCTCGGAATCGGTGGTGATCGATCGCGACCACCTTGCGATCCGGGGCGGTTCGGACGGCGCCGTGATTGTCGGCTCGCATGGCTCGGGCATCGGCGCGATGATCTACGGATTCGCGATGCTGGTGGCGGGCATCGTTGGCTTGTGGCTGTGCTTGTGGTTGACGCGCATGACATGGCGCGGTCTCGTCCACTACGTTCAGCGGCAACTCCATCTGATCACGGCAAGACTCGACGAAGGGCACGCCGCCTGA
- a CDS encoding PadR family transcriptional regulator — protein sequence MKTQLKKGTLDMCVLAVLAGGDSYAYELVSTLSETMEISEGTIYPLMRRLQAEAWVSTYFVESSSGPPRKYYSLTAAGRNSLAEMRSEWRSFVDEVNGVLALSGTSSGTGEK from the coding sequence ATGAAAACGCAGCTCAAGAAGGGAACCCTCGACATGTGCGTGTTGGCTGTCCTCGCCGGCGGCGACAGCTACGCCTACGAGCTCGTCTCGACGCTCTCGGAAACCATGGAAATCAGCGAGGGCACGATCTACCCGCTGATGCGCCGCTTGCAAGCCGAGGCATGGGTGTCGACGTATTTCGTGGAGTCCAGTTCGGGGCCGCCGCGCAAGTATTACTCGCTGACAGCGGCGGGCCGCAACAGTCTGGCGGAGATGCGAAGCGAATGGCGCAGTTTTGTCGATGAAGTCAATGGCGTGCTGGCCTTGTCCGGTACGTCCTCAGGAACAGGGGAAAAGTGA